The Streptomyces sp. NBC_01298 genome contains the following window.
CGAGCTGTTCGTCATCCGCACCGCCGGCAACCTCGTCCCCGCGCACGCCCCCGGCACGGACGGGGTGGCGGCCAGCATCGAGTACGCCGTCGCGGTCCTGGGCGTGAGCGATATCGTGGTGTGCGGGCACTCCGCCTGCGGCGCGATGACCGCCCTGGCCGAGCGGCACGACCTCAGCGGCGCACCGGCGGTCGCCGGCTGGCTGCGCCACGCGGACGCCTCGCTCGCCCGTACCGGCGACGGGGAGGACCCCCGGAGGGTCGAGGCGCTGGTACGGGAGAACGTACGGGCACAGCTGGCGAACCTGGCCACCCACCCCTCGGTGGCCCGCGCCCTGGCCGCGGGTTCCGTGACCCTGCGCGGCTGGGTCTACGACATCCGGGCGGGGGGCGTCGAGGAGGTCGGCTCCTCCGCACCCGCCTCCCCCGCGGCCTGACCGGCCGCCACCCCTCGGGCCCCGGGCCCGCGTCTCCCCCACTTCATCCGCCGCTCGCCCCCACCCCCGGTGGGCGGCTCACCCGAAAGGAAGCCCTCTCATGGTGCACGCCCAGTTCGACAACACCGCCCGTCAGGCCCTGGCCGTCAAGGCCGTGGACGCCAAGATCCGCGAGGACCTGACCTGGCAGCGGATCGCGGACGCGGCGGGCCTGTCCGTCGCCTTCGTCACCGCTGCCGTGCTCGGCCAGCACCCGCTGCCCCGGGCCTCGGCCGAGGCCGTGGCCGCCCTGCTCGGCCTCGACGCCGACGACGCGGTGCTGCTGCAGACCATCCCGACCCGCGGCTCGGTCCCCGGCGGCGCCCCCACCGACCCGACGATCTACCGCTTCTACGAGATGCTCCAGGTCTACGGCACCACGCTGAAGGCGCTGGTCCACGAGCAGCTCGGCGACGGGATCGTCTTCGCGATCAACTTCAAGCTCGACGTGAAGAAGGTCGCCGACCCCGACGGCGGCGAGCGCGCGGTCATCACCCTGGACGGCAAGTACCTGCCGACGAAGCCCTTCTGATCCGCCCGGATCAGCGGTGGAGCCGTCGGCTCCAGTCCTCGGGGAGCCGGTCGGAC
Protein-coding sequences here:
- the cynS gene encoding cyanase, with amino-acid sequence MVHAQFDNTARQALAVKAVDAKIREDLTWQRIADAAGLSVAFVTAAVLGQHPLPRASAEAVAALLGLDADDAVLLQTIPTRGSVPGGAPTDPTIYRFYEMLQVYGTTLKALVHEQLGDGIVFAINFKLDVKKVADPDGGERAVITLDGKYLPTKPF
- a CDS encoding carbonic anhydrase; its protein translation is MHDLIEGVAQFRREVYPGKAELFARLATTHRPRTLFISCSDARVVPELITQSEPGELFVIRTAGNLVPAHAPGTDGVAASIEYAVAVLGVSDIVVCGHSACGAMTALAERHDLSGAPAVAGWLRHADASLARTGDGEDPRRVEALVRENVRAQLANLATHPSVARALAAGSVTLRGWVYDIRAGGVEEVGSSAPASPAA